The following proteins come from a genomic window of Zonotrichia albicollis isolate bZonAlb1 chromosome 12, bZonAlb1.hap1, whole genome shotgun sequence:
- the RAB7A gene encoding ras-related protein Rab-7a, with protein MTSRKKVLLKVIILGDSGVGKTSLMNQYVNKKFSNQYKATIGADFLTKEVMVDDRLVTMQIWDTAGQERFQSLGVAFYRGADCCVLVFDVTAPNTFKTLDSWRDEFLIQASPRDPENFPFVVLGNKIDLENRQVTTKRAQAWCYSKNNIPYFETSAKEAINVEQAFQTIARNALKQETEVELYNEFPEPIKLDKTDRAKASAESCSC; from the exons ATGACTTCTAGGAAGAAAGTGTTACTGAAAGTCATCATCCTTGGAGACTCTGG GGTGGGAAAGACATCGCTCATGAACCAGTATGTGAACAAGAAATTCAGTAACCAGTACAAGGCTACGATAGGTGCAGACTTCCTGACAAAAGAGGTGATGGTGGATGACAGGCTAGTGACAATGCAG ATATGGGATACAGCAGGCCAAGAACGATTTCAGTCTCTGGGAGTTGCCTTCTACAGGGGAGCAGATTGCTGTGTGCTGGTGTTCGATGTCACGGCTCCCAACACGTTCAAAACCCTAGACAGCTGGAGGGATGAATTCCTCATTCAGGCCAGTCCAAGGGATCCTgagaattttccttttgttgTGCTGGGAAACAAGATTGACCTAGAAAACAGACAA GTCACCACAAAACGGGCACAAGCCTGGTGCTACAGTAAAAACAACATCCCCTACTTTGAAACCAGTGCCAAGGAGGCCATTAATGTGGAACAAGCTTTCCAGACGATTGCACGAAATGCACTTAAACAG GAAACCGAAGTGGAACTTTACAATGAATTCCCCGAACCCATCAAACTAGACAAGACTGACCGAGCGAAGGCttctgcagagagctgcagctgctga